A region of Chitinophaga horti DNA encodes the following proteins:
- a CDS encoding CusA/CzcA family heavy metal efflux RND transporter, which produces MLNRIIGFSVRNKLVVALFTIALIIYGVFELFKLPVDAVPDITNNQVQIITVASSYGATDIERLVTFPIEQASSNISGITEIRSYSRFGLSLVTLVFDDAVDIYWARQQVSERLAVIQESIPNGIGKPEMGPISTGLGEIYQYVVKAKPGYESNYDITELRTIQDWIVRRQLLGVRGVAEVSSFGGKLKQYHVAIHPGKLQSQGVTITDVFHALEANNENTGGSYIEKQATVLYIRSEGLIGNKEDIENIVLKNSSNGAPLLIRDVADVTIGAATRYGALTYNSQGEVSGAIVMMLKGANSNVVIENIKQKIADIQRTLPEGVVIEPFLDRTNMVTNAIHTVETNLMEGALIVVFVLVIFLGNLRAGLLVASVIPLSMLFAVIMMNLFGVSGNLMSLGALDFGLIVDGAVIIVEAVMHQLSHHKQLALSRPDMDREVKAASTKMMNSAVFGQIIILMVYLPIFSLQGIEGRMFRPMAQTVAFALLGAFILSLTYIPMMSAVVLSRKVKTTANLSDRIMSRIEVRYQWLLAHVLRIPKTIIASVILLFAVSVFILTRMGGEFIPSIEEGDFAVETRVLSGSNLNTTIEHVQKVAGILKQRFPEVINIVTKIGSSEVPTEPLPMDMGDMIINLKPKSEWVSATSFDELADKMSEAASEVPGVTTSFQFPVQMRFNELMTGARQDVVCKIFGEDFDTLGVYAKQLGNIVKAVPGATELYVEQITGTQQIVIKYDRAALAQYGLNISDINRNVNAAFAGQSTGLVFEGEKRFDLVVRLQNEQRTDIRDVQNLLIPTPAGTQIPLQQVAAVELVDSPSQIQREDTRRRILVGFNVSGRDVESIVKELQQKVAASIKLPAGYAISYGGSFENLNEAKARLSVAVPVSLVMIFLLLYFAFNSVKYGLLIYTAIPLSAIGGIFLLALRGMPFSISAGVGFIALFGIAVLNGIVLVAEFNSIKKSGETDMKKIVTQGTITRLRPVLMTAFVASLGFLPMALSNGAGAAVQRPLATVVIGGLMIATLLTLFVLPVLYMTFEKRGIKAPKQVILGCLLLLTCLPSMAQERISMHDALDSAVANNLLVQNRRLRAQQARELIKSGTDLPKTTVGAEYGMFNSPFTDDRLTVTQSFSMPGVYMRQSRQLSEIWKSALLEIDIKEAEVRKLTTGVFYELILVREKENLLSRMDSSYSAFLRTAALRLKAGESNMLEKASAQNQLIQLRVLLKSLQQEKSLLRQQFMLLLNTKQLREPEAASIKLEAPLPDSTQLAAHPSVKWQQQLEKAADAAVRVERSRLLPEFSAGYNNLSIRDGVNYGRGDRFQSFQLGVDIPIFTGWQKAKIRSAEAALSVARNETEYRTKALEAEYIAARSQVTQYNSIVNDFEREALRNAQDITATLNKQLEGGEINYLEWTILNQQSLSTQLDYLEAVRNLNNSINHLNYLLAK; this is translated from the coding sequence ATGTTGAATCGAATTATCGGGTTTTCCGTAAGGAATAAACTCGTCGTGGCGTTATTTACTATCGCCTTAATCATCTATGGCGTTTTCGAATTATTTAAGCTACCGGTCGATGCCGTACCGGATATTACCAACAACCAGGTGCAGATCATTACTGTTGCTTCCTCCTACGGCGCTACGGATATTGAGCGACTAGTGACCTTTCCGATAGAACAGGCCAGCAGCAACATTTCCGGCATTACGGAAATACGCAGTTACAGCAGGTTTGGTTTATCGCTCGTGACCCTCGTATTCGACGATGCGGTGGACATTTACTGGGCACGGCAACAAGTTTCCGAACGCCTCGCCGTCATACAGGAGTCGATCCCCAACGGCATCGGCAAACCTGAAATGGGACCTATTTCCACCGGGCTCGGCGAAATTTATCAGTATGTCGTAAAGGCCAAACCAGGCTACGAAAGCAATTACGATATTACGGAGCTGCGTACTATCCAGGACTGGATCGTGCGCAGGCAATTACTGGGCGTACGGGGCGTGGCGGAAGTGAGCAGTTTTGGCGGCAAGCTGAAACAGTACCATGTGGCCATTCATCCTGGTAAACTACAATCACAGGGCGTTACCATCACCGATGTGTTTCATGCATTGGAGGCGAACAATGAGAATACCGGCGGTTCTTATATAGAGAAGCAGGCCACCGTACTATATATCCGCAGTGAAGGATTGATCGGTAACAAGGAAGATATTGAGAACATCGTGCTGAAAAACAGCAGTAACGGCGCTCCCCTGCTCATCCGCGATGTGGCCGATGTAACCATCGGAGCCGCTACACGCTACGGGGCACTTACTTACAACAGCCAGGGCGAAGTGTCGGGCGCGATCGTAATGATGCTGAAAGGCGCAAATAGTAACGTGGTGATCGAAAACATCAAACAAAAGATTGCCGACATACAGCGAACATTACCGGAAGGTGTTGTCATAGAGCCCTTCCTCGACCGAACGAACATGGTAACCAACGCCATTCATACCGTGGAAACAAACCTGATGGAAGGTGCGCTCATCGTGGTATTTGTGCTGGTGATATTCCTCGGCAACCTGCGCGCGGGCTTGCTCGTGGCCTCCGTTATTCCGCTGTCGATGCTGTTTGCGGTAATCATGATGAACCTGTTTGGCGTGAGTGGCAACCTGATGAGCCTTGGCGCGCTGGACTTCGGGCTGATCGTGGATGGAGCGGTGATTATTGTTGAGGCGGTAATGCATCAGCTAAGCCACCATAAGCAACTCGCACTCAGCCGGCCCGACATGGACCGCGAAGTGAAAGCCGCTTCCACTAAAATGATGAACAGCGCGGTATTCGGGCAAATCATCATCCTGATGGTTTACCTGCCCATTTTCAGCCTCCAGGGTATTGAGGGCAGGATGTTCCGCCCGATGGCGCAGACCGTCGCATTCGCGCTGCTGGGGGCGTTTATATTGTCGTTGACGTACATCCCGATGATGAGTGCTGTGGTATTGAGCCGCAAGGTTAAAACCACGGCCAACCTGTCTGACCGCATCATGTCGCGGATAGAGGTACGATACCAGTGGTTGCTGGCGCATGTGCTGCGTATCCCTAAAACAATCATCGCATCTGTTATACTGCTATTTGCCGTTTCGGTATTTATATTGACCCGTATGGGCGGCGAGTTTATTCCTTCCATTGAAGAAGGCGACTTTGCCGTAGAAACGCGGGTGTTATCCGGCAGCAACCTGAATACCACGATCGAACACGTGCAGAAAGTAGCCGGCATCCTGAAGCAACGCTTCCCGGAGGTGATCAATATCGTCACCAAGATCGGTAGCAGTGAAGTGCCGACAGAGCCGCTGCCAATGGACATGGGCGATATGATCATCAACCTGAAACCGAAATCGGAGTGGGTATCTGCAACATCGTTCGACGAGCTGGCGGACAAGATGAGCGAAGCGGCGTCGGAAGTACCGGGCGTTACGACCAGCTTCCAGTTCCCGGTGCAGATGCGTTTCAATGAGTTGATGACCGGTGCGCGGCAGGATGTGGTGTGTAAGATATTCGGGGAAGACTTCGATACACTGGGCGTTTACGCCAAACAACTCGGCAACATCGTGAAGGCCGTTCCGGGTGCTACGGAGCTGTACGTGGAACAGATCACCGGTACCCAACAGATCGTCATCAAATACGATCGTGCGGCCCTCGCGCAATATGGCCTCAATATATCCGATATCAACCGTAATGTGAACGCCGCTTTTGCCGGACAAAGCACCGGGTTGGTGTTTGAGGGCGAGAAACGTTTCGACCTGGTGGTGCGCTTGCAGAACGAGCAGCGTACCGACATACGCGACGTACAAAACCTGCTGATCCCCACACCGGCAGGCACACAGATACCACTGCAGCAGGTGGCTGCAGTAGAACTGGTGGACAGTCCCAGCCAGATACAACGTGAAGACACCCGCAGGCGCATATTGGTGGGCTTTAACGTAAGCGGCCGCGATGTGGAGAGCATCGTAAAAGAGTTACAGCAAAAAGTAGCGGCCTCCATCAAATTGCCGGCGGGTTACGCCATCAGCTACGGCGGTTCCTTCGAGAACCTGAATGAAGCGAAAGCAAGACTATCCGTCGCCGTACCAGTATCGCTTGTCATGATCTTCCTGCTGCTGTATTTCGCATTTAATTCGGTGAAATACGGCCTGCTCATTTATACCGCCATTCCCCTTTCCGCCATTGGCGGGATATTTTTGCTCGCCCTTCGCGGCATGCCTTTCAGCATCAGCGCTGGCGTGGGTTTCATCGCCCTCTTCGGAATTGCTGTATTGAACGGCATTGTGCTCGTGGCAGAATTTAACAGTATTAAAAAATCAGGAGAAACAGATATGAAGAAAATTGTGACACAAGGTACCATTACGCGGCTCCGTCCCGTATTGATGACCGCATTTGTGGCTTCACTTGGCTTTTTACCGATGGCCCTCAGTAATGGTGCGGGAGCCGCTGTGCAACGACCGCTGGCGACCGTGGTAATAGGCGGATTGATGATCGCTACATTACTTACATTATTCGTGTTGCCTGTACTTTATATGACCTTCGAAAAACGGGGCATTAAAGCGCCGAAGCAGGTGATCCTTGGCTGCCTGCTCCTCCTCACCTGCCTGCCATCCATGGCGCAGGAACGCATCAGTATGCACGATGCGTTGGACAGCGCAGTGGCAAACAACCTGCTGGTACAAAACCGCAGACTGCGCGCCCAGCAAGCGCGGGAGCTGATCAAGTCAGGTACTGATCTGCCCAAAACAACCGTAGGCGCAGAATACGGGATGTTCAACAGTCCGTTTACAGACGATCGGCTTACCGTGACGCAAAGCTTTAGCATGCCCGGCGTATACATGCGACAAAGCAGGCAATTAAGCGAGATATGGAAGTCGGCGTTGCTGGAAATTGACATCAAAGAAGCGGAAGTACGCAAGTTAACAACGGGTGTTTTTTATGAATTGATCCTGGTGCGGGAAAAGGAAAACCTCTTGTCCCGCATGGATTCGAGCTACAGCGCTTTTCTGCGGACAGCTGCGCTGCGATTAAAAGCCGGAGAAAGTAACATGCTCGAAAAAGCAAGTGCGCAAAATCAACTCATCCAGCTGAGGGTACTGCTGAAAAGTCTGCAACAGGAGAAGAGCCTGCTGCGCCAGCAATTTATGCTGCTGCTGAACACAAAACAGCTGCGGGAACCCGAGGCAGCTTCAATTAAACTGGAAGCGCCCCTGCCGGATAGCACGCAGCTCGCAGCACATCCATCCGTCAAGTGGCAGCAACAATTAGAAAAAGCGGCTGATGCAGCGGTTCGCGTTGAGCGTTCACGCCTTTTGCCGGAGTTCAGTGCAGGTTATAATAACCTGAGCATTCGCGATGGCGTTAATTACGGGCGGGGCGACCGGTTTCAGTCCTTTCAATTGGGTGTTGACATCCCGATATTCACCGGCTGGCAGAAGGCGAAGATACGATCTGCCGAAGCGGCGCTGAGCGTAGCCCGTAATGAAACCGAATACCGCACAAAGGCCCTGGAAGCTGAGTACATCGCCGCCAGGAGCCAGGTAACGCAGTACAACAGCATCGTGAACGACTTCGAACGCGAGGCCTTACGCAACGCACAGGATATCACCGCCACGTTAAACAAACAACTGGAAGGCGGCGAAATCAACTACCTGGAGTGGACGATACTCAACCAGCAATCCCTCAGCACACAGCTCGACTATCTCGAAGCCGTGCGCAACCTGAATAACAGCATCAATCATCTGAATTACCTATTAGCGAAATAA
- a CDS encoding efflux RND transporter periplasmic adaptor subunit, which yields MNSRNLFYIASIFLFGCGNPVQEPVAETPVAASADVVTLSAGQLKNIHLKTDTLRRQNISGILRLSGQVDVPPQNLVSVSIPLGGYLKSTDMLPGTHVRKGQLLAVMEDPQYIQLQQDYLTTRNKLNYAGREYERQKELNSSKAASDKVMQQAESEYRNLSIESKALAAKLSLLGINADRLTENNISRTINIHSPITGYINKVNVNIGKYVTPSDVIFELVNPVDIHLNLTVYEKDLDKLSIGQQVSVYTNAKPDQRYDTKIILISHSLNENRSAEVHCHFEQYDKSLVPGMYMNAEVRLQDNQETVLPEVAIVNFESKDYVFVEEAERTYRMVAVQKGQTDNGVTVVPAAGLTGRRIVTEGAYSLLMQLKNTGE from the coding sequence ATGAACAGCAGGAATCTATTCTACATAGCAAGCATTTTCCTCTTTGGCTGCGGCAACCCGGTGCAGGAGCCGGTGGCAGAAACGCCCGTAGCGGCCAGTGCGGACGTGGTGACTTTGAGCGCCGGGCAGTTGAAGAACATCCATCTAAAAACCGACACTTTACGCCGGCAGAATATAAGCGGCATATTGCGGCTGAGCGGACAGGTAGACGTGCCCCCGCAAAACCTCGTATCCGTCAGCATACCGTTGGGCGGTTACCTGAAAAGCACCGACATGTTACCCGGAACCCATGTGCGCAAAGGCCAGCTGCTGGCCGTCATGGAAGACCCGCAATACATCCAGCTGCAGCAAGACTACCTCACCACCCGCAACAAACTAAATTACGCAGGCAGGGAATACGAACGCCAGAAAGAATTGAACAGCAGCAAAGCCGCCAGCGACAAGGTGATGCAACAAGCAGAAAGCGAATATCGCAACCTCAGCATCGAAAGCAAAGCACTCGCCGCTAAACTCAGCCTGCTCGGCATCAACGCCGACCGCCTGACCGAAAACAACATTTCCCGCACCATCAACATTCACTCTCCCATCACAGGGTACATCAACAAAGTGAATGTGAACATCGGCAAATACGTAACACCATCCGACGTGATCTTCGAGCTCGTGAACCCGGTGGATATTCACCTAAACCTGACCGTGTACGAGAAAGACCTTGACAAACTGTCGATCGGCCAGCAGGTAAGCGTTTACACCAATGCTAAGCCCGATCAGCGTTACGACACGAAGATCATCCTCATCAGCCACTCTTTAAACGAGAACCGTAGCGCAGAAGTACACTGCCATTTCGAGCAGTATGATAAAAGCCTTGTACCCGGCATGTATATGAATGCTGAAGTACGGTTACAGGACAATCAGGAAACCGTGCTACCGGAGGTGGCCATCGTGAATTTTGAAAGTAAAGATTACGTGTTTGTGGAAGAAGCGGAACGTACCTACCGGATGGTGGCCGTGCAGAAAGGGCAGACGGATAATGGGGTTACTGTCGTTCCCGCAGCGGGGTTGACCGGACGGAGGATTGTGACGGAAGGGGCGTATTCGTTGTTGATGCAGTTGAAGAATACGGGGGAGTGA
- a CDS encoding AI-2E family transporter, producing the protein MKPLSFTVNQALLFPILATVLLYFGKPFLAPLAFAIMLAMLTAPMCRWLDGHRSPRWLSCLACVFLIALAVGVLAAIIFAQAAGLAEDTEALKEKWTEFYSGLQAQVEERWGISSEEQKQIIDKQMDKGGTPVMGMIMKAVGGITGLFGQLVIVLVVTFLLLFHKEKYEQFFLKLFTREKRPGVAKVLQDITHVSQQYLVGRLMSIVFLFVLYAPALLIIGVRNGLLLAAIASILTIVPYVGSILGGLFPVAMAAVTSDSMSPALWALAAIVVIQAVDNYFVEPYVIGGEVKLTALSTILAILAGGLVWGVAGMVLFIPMLGIARIVLLKVDGLQPFGEVIGDEGKQPSSFFKGWFKGKS; encoded by the coding sequence ATGAAACCATTGTCCTTTACCGTCAACCAGGCGCTGCTATTCCCCATATTGGCAACTGTGTTGCTCTACTTCGGCAAACCCTTCCTGGCGCCGCTTGCTTTCGCCATCATGCTGGCTATGCTTACAGCACCAATGTGTCGCTGGCTGGACGGGCATCGTAGTCCGCGCTGGTTATCCTGCCTCGCCTGTGTATTCCTTATCGCCCTGGCAGTAGGTGTTTTGGCAGCTATCATATTCGCCCAGGCAGCGGGTCTGGCAGAAGATACCGAAGCGCTGAAAGAAAAGTGGACCGAGTTTTACAGCGGCCTGCAGGCGCAGGTGGAAGAGCGATGGGGCATCAGCTCTGAGGAGCAAAAGCAGATCATCGATAAGCAGATGGACAAAGGCGGCACGCCTGTGATGGGCATGATCATGAAAGCCGTGGGTGGCATTACGGGCCTGTTCGGACAGTTGGTGATCGTATTAGTTGTTACGTTCCTGTTATTGTTTCATAAAGAAAAATACGAACAGTTTTTCTTGAAATTGTTTACCCGCGAAAAGCGTCCCGGTGTAGCGAAGGTGCTACAGGATATTACCCATGTTTCGCAACAGTACCTCGTCGGCAGGCTGATGTCAATTGTTTTCCTTTTTGTGTTATATGCACCAGCCCTCTTGATCATTGGCGTACGGAACGGGTTATTGCTAGCTGCTATTGCATCCATACTTACGATCGTGCCTTACGTTGGCTCCATCCTGGGAGGGCTATTCCCTGTAGCCATGGCCGCCGTTACCAGCGATAGCATGAGTCCCGCGCTCTGGGCGCTGGCGGCAATTGTCGTGATACAGGCGGTGGACAACTACTTTGTAGAGCCTTACGTGATAGGTGGGGAGGTAAAACTTACGGCGCTTAGTACCATCCTCGCAATACTGGCCGGCGGCCTGGTATGGGGCGTAGCGGGCATGGTATTGTTTATCCCGATGTTAGGTATTGCGCGGATTGTGTTGCTGAAGGTGGATGGCTTACAGCCGTTTGGGGAGGTCATTGGGGATGAGGGGAAGCAGCCGAGTAGTTTCTTTAAGGGGTGGTTTAAGGGGAAAAGCTAG